From Gemmatimonadota bacterium, the proteins below share one genomic window:
- a CDS encoding putative addiction module antidote protein — MAKTKTHPWNAATHLKTKEDIAAYLEAVFEDGDPTLITAALGDIACAKGMTQIARETGLGRTSLYKALSPEGNPGFATVLKVIHALGFRLHAIPI; from the coding sequence ATGGCAAAAACGAAAACTCATCCCTGGAATGCTGCGACCCATCTGAAGACCAAAGAAGATATTGCCGCGTATCTCGAGGCCGTGTTTGAGGATGGCGATCCCACTTTAATCACTGCTGCCTTAGGCGATATCGCCTGTGCCAAAGGTATGACACAAATTGCCCGTGAAACAGGTCTCGGACGCACAAGCCTTTACAAAGCATTATCACCTGAAGGCAATCCGGGTTTTGCTACGGTGCTCAAGGTTATACACGCATTGGGCTTTCGGTTGCAC